ATTCCCATCCAGAGTTGGGCGAGCGTCTGGGTTGCCGAAATACGGCACGCTATGCGCTGCGGTGTCACGCTGGAATCTCCAACCTTCAGACAAAGGCGCAGCATCAAGTGCGTCATAGCCGATGGCATTAAGGAATTCAGTAACCTTTTGCTTTGCTTCCTTGTCATCACCTGCAATAGCAAGGACGGATCGATCGGGATCTCCCGCTGGACGGTTTAAAGATCCAAGGTGCAGGTAGAAAATATTAGAAAATGCCTTGACTACCTTTGACTCTGGCAAGTGAGCCTGAAGGAGCTCACTGGTTGTTGTGGACTCATCATCTAGCTCAGGAATCTGTTCATCTCGATCTGGGTAGTAATTGTTCGTATCAATGACAACTTTCCCCTTTAGCGGTTCAACTGGAACAGTCTTGTACGCATGAAGCGGCATCGTAACGATAACGATATCACCCGCGGTTGCTGCTTCCTCGGGAGTGCCTGCACGGGCTCGGTCACCTAGTTCATCAACCAAGTCTGTAAGTGTGTCTGGGCCCCGGCAGTTACTCAGCACCACGTCATATCCTGCGGCTACAGCCAGGCGTGCAAGGGTGCTACCAATTAGGCCAGCTCCGATTAATCCAATTGTGGTCATGATAATGCCTTTCCTATTTCTTAATGGCTTCAGCATTAATTGCGTTGTGAGTCAGGGTTGACATTTGGGATCAACGGCAATCCCTCGAGTAGTCCTTGGAGTGCAAGTACATCGCGAGGGATAAACTCAGCGATGGTCAGGCCCACGACGTCAGCTTCCTGAGATAAATCGGCAATGATTCATTGCACCTGCGCCGTTGTCAATCCACCTGGTACCTTGCCAAGCCCCAATGCTGCTTCATCGCTATCAACGGTGTCGACATCTAAGTGGATCGCGATCTTGGAGGCACCGGTGGATTTCAGCCAATCGACTAATCCCTGGGTAGAATCACGTAGATCGTCTGGGCTAAATGCTCGTATCCCCCATTTATCAACATTGACGTATGCATCTTCTTCCCACGCATGAAGCCCAGCTATAGCAACTCTCGATGAATCAACAGTTGCCGGCAGAGTTGCCGTAATTTCTTGATCACCGTGCCCGATAAGCGTACTAAGTGCCATCGCATGATATCCGTTGTAGTTAGTCTCTGTGGTATCTGAATCTGGGTGAGAATCGATCCAAATAACGGCGAGGTCATCACCATACTTCGCTGCTAATTGCGAAAATGGGGCAACACTGACAGAGCACTCACCTCCAAGGGTAAGCACTCGCTCAGCGTCATGTTTATCCAGTGCTTTAAGCGCGTTTCCTAAGGATTCAAACACAGTTGAGCGTGATTCAATGCCTCCCATTACTCCCTCATCATCAACGTCTGGCACTGAAACAACCTCAGTTGGGCCAGCATGCGGAGGAAGGATTGCATCTAGTATTTTTGCCCCTGTTTCATATCCACGTCGAGCAAAAGAATATGAATACTCAGGTAGAAGTACAGAGATATTGTCTCGGCCTGCACCTTGCCATTGCGGCCAGACAAGCCTCAGAGTACGGGAGTTATCGACCTTTGAAAAAGGGTGCATCTCAATCCTTTCGCCTCAACATTTATACGAAAACCATCATACTACGATATTTTTAAAACTAAACACATCTTATTATCTTGCCGTCACCCTCCCAGGCGAAAGCGCACTAACCCGAGCAAATGAACATAAATACAAACGCGCTGACATCACCGTTTATGCCAACAACCACATAAGTACTACAATTTTCGTAGTACGCAGTAAATCGTACATCAGAGCCTGGGGCTTCGGTCTCACATCAACACCCGCACACCCGAAAGAACTGGAGCAAGTATGACAACGGTCGGCATTATTGGCAGTGGAAACATCGGAGGTGCCCTGGCACGCATGGCGGTTGCTGCTGGATACGATGTAATTGTTAGTAATTCCCGCGGTCCGGAATCCCTCACAGATCAGGTGGCAAGCCTTGGAAAGCGGGCTCGCGCTGCAACCCCTGAAGAGGCAGCGCGTGAAGGAGATCTCGTTGTCGCTGCAGTTGGGTTCCGCCATCACACAGAACTACCAGTCGAGGCTTTGGCAGGTAAGACGGTCATCGATACGATGAATTATTTCCCGGAGTTTGACGGTGTATACCCTGAACTCGATGCACGCGAAATTACCAGCAGTGAGCTTGTGCAGAAGCATCTCTCACAATCACATGTCGTCAAAGTACTCAACAATCTCGATTCCATACGTTTGGAAACTGCAGCACAGCCTGCGGGATCACCTGCACGTTCTGCCCTGTCCATCAGTGCAAACGATAAAGCAGCACAAGCTGAAGCTGCAGCATTTACCCATGCCATCGGTTATGACACAGTAGAAAACGGCACTCTTGCTGACAGCTGGAGACATGAGGCCGGCACCCCTGTAAACGTACTCCCCTATATTGAACCTGCCACCAAAAAGATCAGCGAAGAAGAATTCTGGTCAACATGGCTCAACCAAGCTTCTCCTGTCACTGTTCCTGCAGACTGTGTACGCGATCTGCTTAACCAGGCTAATCGCACAGGTCGTGTCGGTGGCGCCTCGGCTGACTGGCTACAGCTTATTCCTGGGGAACCTGCCTAAACTGTTTTTGAGTTTCATTCCAGCTCAACAAATAGTTGGAGATTATGTTCAGGTGCACTAATCGGACACATTTTCTAACGCTGCTTTTGGCAATTCGGACAGAAGTGAGATCCGCGGTTCATGAAGTTCTCGCGGATGATTGGAGTGCCACAGCGCGCACAGGGCTCCCCTGTTTGGCCATAAGCATTAAGTGATAACGCAAAATAGCCGGAGTTGCCATTGACGTTGACATAGAGTGCATCAAACGATGTTCCACCTTGAGCTAAAGCTTTGATCATCACTTCTTTGCCAGCGTGAAGAAGTTCTTCCAAACGGGCAAGGGAAAGTCGATCGGCACGCTGAAGTGGGTGGATTTGTGCTTGCCACAACATTTCATCGGCGTAGATATTTCCGATGCCAGAGACGATTTCTTGGTTGAGCAGTAGCCGTTTGATCTCTGTTTTCCGGGACTTCAGGTTCCGTGCAACCGCAGAGAAATCAAAAGAGTCATCCAATAAATCGGTAGCGATATGGGAGACGCGTTGGGGTACGCCGTCGACCAGCTCACCGAGCCACCAATATCCAAAAGTGCGTTGATCAACAAACCAAACTTCATCGCCACTATCTAGCTCAACTTTGGCCCGAAGGTGCGGACTAATTGGTGCGTCGGGTTCTTTGATGAGCATTTGGCCACTCATCCCGAGGTGAACCAGAAGGCCTAGATCGGGAGGGGTGTCGCCGGAGGGTTCGTCGATAAGCTCAAGCCAAAGGAATTTGCCGCGTCGCTTGGCGGCGCTGACCTTGAGTCCTACGATGTTGGCCTCGATTTCGGGGCCGCCGCCTAGTTGATTGCGGGCAGCACGCGGGTGGAGCACGGAGGCGGATACGATGGTGTGTCCAACCATGTGGTTTTCCAAACCGCGGCGCACCACCTCAACTTCAGGCAGTTCAGGCACGGGACTCCCGAAGCTTTCGGAAGGCCTGGTGTGCTGCTTCTTGTTCAGCCAGCTTCTTGTTCGGGCCTTCTCCCCGACCCATTTCTTCGCCTTCAAGCGTCACTATGGCAGTGAAAATTAGATCATGATCCGGACCAATTGAGGTGGCAGAATACTCAGCCATGGGGCGCTTGCGCTGGGCAAGTTCCTCTTGCAGGGTGGTCTTCCAGTCCTGGTGAATTCCGCGCGCTGAAGCATTCTCGATCTTGTAAGCGAACAGGCGAAGGACAACATCGCGGGCAATTTCAAAACCGTGCTGGCGGAAAATCGCACCAAGCAATGCCTCGGTAGTATCAGCAAGAATGGAATCTTTACTGCGACCGTCGGTGAGCAATTCACCTTTGCCAAGCAGAATGTGATCGCCAAGTTCGATTTCGCGGGCGATATCCGCCAGTCCGTAGCGGCTCACAATCGACGCACGCATTTTAGATACATCGGATTCCGGGCTGCTGGGGTATCGCTCATAGAGCTTATTGGCCACAGACAGACCTAAAACGGCGTCGCCGAGGAACTCCAGACGCTCATTGTTGGGAAGCATGCCATTTTCATTGGCAAATGAGCGGTGGGTTAAAGCGAGGACTAATAAGTCGCGCTGAATATCCACACCAAGGCGGTCCAACAAAGGCTGATGATCTACCGCATCAAAAGCCTCATTAAGCGCATCGACCCCAGTTAGCCTGTTCTTCTTCCTGCTCACAGGAACTTCTCCAGTCCTGCCCAGCGAGGATCAACTTTCTCCTCGTTGTCAACCTCTTCAGAAATACCGTCTGGCGCCGGTGTTTCGTCATCTTGGCATTCGCCGTACCCAAGCTCTTCGCAGACAGGGTTGAACGGCAAGGTAAGGCCGGCTTCATCAATGACAGACTGAAGCAGATCAATCTGATCTTGATTGACCATGGGCAGCTCATCCTCGTCATCAGCTGCGTCTTCGCCTGTGACAAAGTCTGGATCGGCTGCGAAAACTTCAGAGATGTGCAAAGTCTTAGTTGGGGTGAGCTCACGAAGGCACCTAGAGCACTGGCCTTGAAGCTGTGCTTCAACGTCTGCTTCTACGGCAAGCCCGCCCCCAAGTGGGATAATTTGGGCCTCAACAACAACTTTTCCGCCCTCAGGAATCGCAATCATTTCCGGACCAATGCGGGTGGGGCTCGGCCCCGATTGGGTGAGCGTTTCCGGAAGGGCACTTCCACGAAGGAGTGCGGCGACATCAAAAATAAATGGAGAGTTCATGACCAAGATGATCCTACTCGTACCTCACCATAACTACATACATCAGATGAGGATCGATTGATGGGGAAACTAATTAATATAACTGAGCTAAACGGCTTGACTGTTTAGTAATCACGGTCGTCGCGGTCATAATCCCGGTCGTAGTCGCGTCCGTATTCCCTGTCGTAGCTTCGCTCGTAGTCACGGTCGTAATCTCCGCGTGCTGCAGGTTGCTCTTCGCGTGGTTCCCTGCCGGTGGCTCCTGCACCTCGGCGCAATGCGGAACGATCAGCTGTTACAGAACGCAGCGTGGTGGATAGTGAGGTTTCAAATTCAGCAAGCTTCGAGTCCACGTATTCATCGCATTCATTGCGCAACTTGTTGGAATCAGCATGTGCTGCATCAACAATACGATGTGCTTCTTCCATAGAGCGACGAACCACTTCCGCTTCACTGACCAGGCGTTCTTGCTCGGCTTGGCCTTCTGCGACTGCCCGGCGGTAGGCATCATTGCCGGAATTAACCAGGCGCTCAGATTCAGCTTGCGCGCGCTCAGTCACGCTATTTGCTTCTCGACGCGCATCCCCAACAATTCGATCCGCCGTGTCATTAGCTTTACCGACGACAGATTGGGCATGCTTGGTGGCATCTTCCACCATGGCGTCTGATTCTTCGGTGGCACGGGCAAGAAGGTTTCGTGCCTCATTTTCGGCGTCATCAACAATGGCGATAGCTTTTTCTTCAGCTTCACGGATAACGCCATCACGGTGGTCTAACACATCTTGCGCATCATCAAGTTCCACTGGCAGCGCATCGCGCAAATCATCTAACAGCGCGAGCACTTCCTGACGTGGAACCACGCAGTTTCCGGTCATGGGAACGCCGTATGCGCGTTGAACGGCTTGAACTAAATCATCCAGTGCTTCGAAGACCTTGTACATGCGGTTAATCGTACTGAAAACCTAGACCGCTTGCGTGTGGCGCGCCTAGTTCCAGCTGGGTATTTTTTACCAAACCAGCATGTAAAGCACCATTTAGATCATATTCGAAAACTTTTCCGATCAGCCCCGGGGGAAGGCCGTGTCCCAGCCTCAAGCTAGCCTTAGTTCTTGAAGAATCAAGGTGGATTTAGCACAAGTGCGGAAAGGTTGTGGTGGATATGCGTTCACTGCTTCGTGATATCCCTGCAGTGGGTTGGCTATTGACTGCACTAATTGTGGCGCGGATGGTAGTAATTACCCTGGTCATTATCGGTTTTGGGCTGCTTATCGACGCCCCCTCGCCCACTCAATCAGCGCCTTTTTGGTGGGTGCTCGCTGGTGCCATCACAGCAGCTGCACTGCTGTGGGCGGAGGCTGTTTTACCCCAGCGTCTTCGAGCGAGAACTGAAAGCGTATGGCGTAAACAATTAGCACGTAAGAACTTAGGTCTTTCATCCACGGGCCACGATGACGCGCACATAATCACCTTGGCTACAGAGGCAACAACGAAAGCCTCAACATATACCGTGCTATTTTTAGGCCCATTTTTTGCAGCGTTCTTAGCACCAATTGCGGTGATCATCGTGATTGGGCTAGCTCTGTCATGGTCGATTGCTGGACTCTTAAGTATCGGATTGTGCATCATTCCGTTTGTCATTTCCTGGGCTCAGCGCATGCTCAAAGGAGCTGGTGCTGGATATGGTCGAGCTGCTGGGCAACTAGCTGGAGTCTTTTTAGAATCGGTGCGCACGTTGGGTACCACGATGATGCTCAACGCCACCGGTTCTCGGCGCCGCTTGATTGAACACCGGGCTGAAAAAATGCGATCGCAAGTGATGTCGTTGTTGTACCGAAATCAACTGATGATTTTGGTCACCGACGGTGTTTTTGGCATTGCCACCACTACTGTTGCCGTAGTTTTAGCTGTTGCCAGCTACTCCACGGAAACATTGACGCTTGGCCAAGCCATTGCGCTTGTTTTACTCGCACGTCTGCTGATTGATCCCATCAACCGAATGGGTCGGACTTTTTATACTGGCATGGCCGGCAAGCCGTCTTTGATAGCAATCAATAAAGCTCTTGCCACTCCCCCTGCAGTTACTGCTGCACCATCAACTAACAATTCTGTGCTGGTTGATGGTGACCTCAACATTAGTAATCTCACCATCAGCCGCGGCGACACAGAGATAATCAACGGAATTTCTTTTGCTGTTTCTAAGGGCTCACATGTAGCCATTGTGGGGCCAAGTGGTGCTGGAAAATCTTCACTCGCCCTTGCACTATCAGGTCTTTTAGATTTTGAGGGCACCATTTCTATTGGTGGACATGATTGCACCATGGATGATCTACGCGCCTCGATTAGTTTCGTTCCGCAATCCCCCACCTTGTTTAGCGGAACCATTGCGTCCAATATCGATCTCGCCAACACCGGGGTGGACTCCGCAGAAATCCACAGCCTCCTTCTCGGAGACGAACTTCCTGCTGATCTTGCAGTTGGCGAAACCGGAAAAGGCGTATCTGGCGGACAAGCTGCACGTATTTCCATTGCCCGGGGACTTATGAAGAACTCTCGGATAGTCGTTTTTGATGAAGCCACAGCACAACTCGACTACGCAAATGCCAAGCAAGTACGCAAATCAGCTAAATCCCTTGACTGCACATTGCTTGAGATCACCCACAGACCTTCAGAAGCCCTCGACGCCGATATCATTGTGGTCTTAGAAAACGGATCCATCACCATGATCGATACTCCCGAACAAGTATCTGCACACAATGCGTTTTTCCGCCAAGCAGTATTGGAGGAACAACATTGATCACCAGGCTTTTAAAGTTGGCCTCTACGGTATGGGTCGAGCTCAGTGCCTCCTCACTATTGCGTTTAGGCAATCAACTTTTCACTGCAGCTTTACTCCTTGTTCCCGTCTGGATCCTTCTCTACCGTCCAGACGTCTCCCTTATCGCTATCGCCGCCATCATGGCGTTCATCGCCATCATCGGAGCTGCATGCCGATGGGGTGAGCAAGTATGCGGCCACCGCGCCGCCTTTGGGCTGCTTGCCCACATGCGCGTGATGCTTTACGACGCCATCATCCGCAAAGGTAGCCCCGCAACGCCTAATGGCAGTGGCTCCATCATGTCGGTTGCTACCCGCGACATTAACTCCATTGAAGTATTTTTTGCGCATACTATTGGCCCCGCGATCACTGCGGTGATCCTCAGTGTGGCAGGTGTGGCAACGCTGACCATGCTTGATCCTGTGGCGGGGCTAATTGGCTTAATCGGCATCATTATCGCGTGGTTAATCCCACTGATTGGAAAGAATTCAACCAACAACGAAGCCACACAACGTGGTAACATTGCCCAGCATTTAACTGAAGACGCATCAGGGCGTTTAGAGATCAACTCTCATAGTGCCATTGAGGTTCGACTAAAAGCCCTGGGTGACAAAGAACAAGGCTTGCACCACGAGGTCACCCAACAAGGCTTGATCGTAGGATTGCGACAGGGATTAGCCTTGTTGTGGCCATGGATTTCCGCAGCCCTCATGGTGGTCTTAGTTCCTGATTCTGGTGTTTTAGCCGCCGCTATTATCGTGGCTTTATCCCCATCATTAGATGCAGTGGAAGGTTTCGCCCGCACGATGCCCACTGCGTTAAATAGTGCCCGGCGCTACTTCTCTATCATTGATGCACCAATTGTCATTGCAGAACCCACAAATCCACAGCCACTACCGCAAGGACCACTTGGTATCTGCATCGAAAACGTTAATGTAGGCAAAACAGGTTCGGTTTCTTTAAAAATTGCAGCCGGTGAACATATTGGCATCACCGGCCCCAGCGGTAGTGGCAAATCCACGCTGGCCAAAATGATCGTCAAACTCGCCAAACCAGATTCAGGCACCATCACCATCGCCGGCGTAGATATCGCAGATGTTTCTTCTACCGAACTGCGAGAAGCTATCACTATGGTGGAACAACGGTCAGTGCTTTTTAGAGGCAGCGTTTTAGATAATTTGCGGGTGGGCAATCCGGAGCTGTCTGAAGAAGAAGCTACAAAGGTGTTGAGGCGGGCGTCGATAAGCGAGCTACCTTTGGACAAGGACGCGCTAAAGCTATCTGGCGGGCAGCAACAACGGCTCTGCCTGGCGCGTGCTTTGGCACGCAACCCGAGGGTGTTGATTGTCGATGAAGCCACCAGCCATCAAGATGCACTGCATCAGTCTGAACTTGCCACGATGTTGTCCTCGTTGACCGATACCACCGTGATTATCATTGCCCACCGCAAAGCAGCGCTTAGCCACGTGGATCGTGTGATTGAGCTGCAGAATGTGCAAAATCCCTGACCTACACATGAGATCAGGGATTTTAAGTGACTCAGGGTGATTAAATAACGCCCTGTGCAAGCATTGCGTCGGCAACCTTCTTGAAGCCAGCAATGTTTGCGCCCACGACGTAATCGTTCTCGTGGCCATATTCTGCTGCGGTTTCAGCACAGGTCTTGAAGATGTTCTTCATGATCACCTGCAGGCGCTCGTCGGTGTACTCGAAGCTCCAGGAATCGCGGGAAGCGTTCTGCTGCATCTCAAGTGCAGAGGTTGCCACACCACCGGCGTTTGCTGCCTTGCCAGGTCCGAAGCGGATATCGCGCTCGCGGAAGACCTCAACAGCTTCAGGGGTGGAAGGCATGTTTGCGCCTTCAGCGACGAAGCGGCAGCCGTTGTCTGCAAGGGTCTTTGCGTTCTCACCGTCAAGCTCGTTTTGAGTTGCACAAGGAAGTGCAATGTCACACTTGAGATCCCAGATGGAACCATCGGTGTGGTAGGTTGCGCCTTCGACCTCTTCTGCGTACACGGATACGCGGGCACGACGCTCTTCCTTAATTTCGCGGAGCTTAGCCACATCGACGCCGTTCGGGGTATGGACCCAGCCGCTGGAGTCAGAGAAAGCAATGACTGTTGCGCCCAGTTCCTGCGCCTTTTCAATGGCATAGGTTGCCACGTTTCCGGAACCAGAAACGATGACCTTCTGGCCTTCGATGGACTCGCCCTTTGCCTTGATCATTTCATGGACAAAGTAGACGCAGCCGTAGCCGGTTGCTTCAGTACGGACCAGGGATCCACCCCAGGTCAGACCCTTACCAGTCAAGACACCGGACTCGTGCTGGTTTGCCAGACGGCGGTAGTGTCCGAACAGGAAGCCGATCTCACGGCCACCAACTCCGATATCACCTGCAGGAACGTCGCGGTATTCACCAATGTGGCGGTGCAGCTCAGTCATGAAAGACTGGCAGAATCGCATGATTTCCAGCTCTGATTTGCCCTTAGGGTCAAAGTCAGATCCACCCTTACCGCCACCGATTGGCAAGCCGGTCAGGGAGTTCTTAAAGATCTGTTCAAAACCAAGGAACTTAACAATGCCAAGGTTGACTGAAGGGTGGAAACGCAGACCACCCTTGTATGGACCAAGTGCAGAGTTGAACTGCACACGGAAACCACGGTTGACCTGGACCTGGCCTTCATCGTCTACCCAAGGTACACGGAAGATGAGCTGGCGTTCTGGCTCGCACAGGCGCTGGATGAGGCCATAATCAGCGTAATGAGGGTCCTTCTCCAGGACGATCTTCAATGATTCCAAAACTTCCGCCACTGCCTGGTGAAATTCAGGCTCTCCGGCGTTGCGCTTCAGAAGCATGTCGTAATAGTTCGAGACCTGCTCATCAACTGTCATGATTTCCTCGTTCCCATCTCGGCTGTACATACCCGCACATTTTTAAGGTCTTGTTCATCACAGGCACTGCTGTTAAAACACCATTGTTTATCCTAGGTGCTTTCCCACGCATTTGGGCTATGAAAAAAATAATCTCGACACTTTGAAAATCTGCATGTACATCAACCGGCTTGTCATACCTAACGGTTAATAGTTTTAAACTACGGGTGCCCTAAAGAGCAACTTTTTGCTTTGAGACTTAACTCACTGCAGGCATTTAGGCTGGTAAATGCTCACGTTCAATTATGACAGCGTGCCACTGATATGACCACAAAGATTCAAAATTGGTGAAAAATTTCTTTAGGTTTATCAATTTTGTCACACCAAAAAGGCCGGTAACTGCACAAAAACATCACGTGCATTAAATTCATCCGCTCGTCAATTAATACCAGTTGCCGAACTGGTTATATAACCTACCCTCTCCAGCTAGCCCTGCGACAGCGGAGAGGCCGCCATTTTTGAAAGGAGTTTTGCTCCGCGGTCTTAGTTTTCTACTCCCACTCACCACAGATCACATGAAGATAAAAAGCCACCATTAGGATGAGAGAGTCAAAGACACACGCATTTACACCACAACAACTAGTCACGCTGTATGAAAGGCAACAATGACCAATCCCGCACTCAGCCCGTCGATTATTATCGCCCCTGATTCCTTCAAAGGAACTGCCACCGCATCTGAAGCTGCAACGTATTTAGGTGAAGGCGTTTTAGAAGTGCTCCCCGAGGCTTCTATTACTTTGGCACCCATGGCTGATGGTGGCGAAGGAACCTCGGCAGTTTTCGACGGTGAGGTCATAACATTACCCACGACCAACGCCGCAGGACTTCTCACCGAAGCCAGTTACACGTTCGACCCATCAACTAATACTGCATATATTGACATCGCCGCAGCCTCCGGCTTACCGGCTGTTGCCGACAATCCAGTTCCCACCACCGGAGACACCTACGGAACCGGTGTTCTTATAGCCGACGCTGTTACCCGCGGCGCAACCCGTATCGCACTTGGGCTTGGCGGCTCGGCCACCACTGATGCTGGTTCAGGAATTTTAATCGCACTTGGAGCAGTCCCACGTAACAAAGCGGGATACGCTCTGCGCACCGGCGGCGCCGACCTGATCAACCTCGACTACATCGACACCGCAGAGCTGAATATCCCAGCAGCAGCCGTCGAATGGATCCTTTTAACCGATGTCGACGCCCCAGCCACCGGCCCACACGGTGCCGCCAGGGTATTCGGCCCCCAAAAAGGTGCTACAGAAAAAGATATTTTGCTTCTCGACGCCGCCCTTGGCCACACCTGCGCCCAATTACAAGTTGATGGCACAAAGCCAGGAATGGGCGCAGCGGGTGGCATCGCGATTGGATTGACATGGCTGTCCACCCTCATGCACGGAAACGGCGAACACATTCACATCCTGCCCGGCGCGCCATTGATTGCCAGGTCCAACGGTATTGAAGCAGCACTGCCAGACACCGATCTTCTCATTACTGGTGAAGGCAAGCTTGATTCGCAATCGTTTACCGGGAAGGTCGTGGGCACTTTGCACGCGTTGGCGCAATCTCATGGTGTCGATCTTGCAGTAGCAGCCGGAGGAGTGGAATCAGGTATTCCAGATGATTTCTTGGCTGTGGAAATGATTAAATCCTCCGACGTTGCAGCACAATTACGTGATGCTGGGCGGAGGATCGCTGAAGACTACTTGTCAAAAAACTAGCGCAGGATTTCAACTGCCCAGGGATATACGGCAGGAACTTCATAGGCCAATTCTTGCTCAAGGAGGAAGGCATCCTTGGGCAGATCCGCTGGCGGGGTGAGAAGACGTGCAAAAATCATGGTGATTTGGTTGACGGATCCTTTTACCCCGTCGACTTCAATCAGGTAACGATTCACCGATGACTCTTCAAGTTCAGCATCTTCATGTTCATCGCGGTATGTCTGGCGGAGTTGTTCCTCAACGGCTTGTGGTACTTCGACTGCTGGATCATGAACGACAACGCCATGTTCCATCAGACCTTTATCAATCAAGAGGTTGGATACCACGGAAAATCGTCCCGCTAATGCGATGGAATCAGCGTCTGGGACTAACACATCAAATTGAATCTTCGGCATAACTCCACAGTAGACAATAGCCTTGAGGGTATGACTAGCCCCCATTCTTTTTCAGCCACCCCCATTCGCACAATGGCAGATGGCACGATTAAACAAATTCACCCTTTCACGGGCACGGAAGTGTGGACTGTCCCAGGTCGTGGAAATCGACCGCTGTTACATAACGCTTCAACAAGTATCGAACTGTCAGCGAAGGATCACACCTCCTACTGCGCATTTTGCTCTGACAACATGCTCTCCACTCCTCCAGAAAAATCGAGAATAGTTATTGGCGATAACGGTGAATTCGACATTATTCGTGGAGTATTACCGGATGAACTTGCCGCTACGACTCCAGAATTCCGACGAGTGCCTAACCTTTTTGAAATCGTTTCCTTTGACTATTGGCACCATAACTTTGGATTCGACATGGATGCTGAAACCGCGATGCGCATGTCGCAGTATTTAGCCACTCCTCAGGGTCGCGATCATGTGCTCGCGATTGTTCGGACAAGGATTGCAGCTGCTGGTGATGATCCCAGCACGATGACCGAAAGCGAGTTGTTAGAAAAAGCACCAGGTTATTTTGCAGGTGGTCATGACGTGATCATTGGGCGTCGCCATTTTGTAGACAACGCAACGACCACAGACCAGCTAGCTTCATCTGGAACGTTGACGTTGAGCGAGCACGAAGCCTTTATTCGTTTAACAGTCGACGGCATCGACGAACTTTATCGGCGCAACCGCTATGTTCCCTATGTGGTGGCGTTTCAAAACTGGTTGAAACCAGCGGGCGCTTCTTTTGACCATCTGCACAAACAATTGGTCGCCATTGATGAACGCGGACGGCTTATTGCTGATGAACTGCATCATCTGCGCCGAAACCCCAATATGTACAACGAATTAGC
Above is a genomic segment from Corynebacterium suranareeae containing:
- a CDS encoding DUF4921 family protein, which produces MTSPHSFSATPIRTMADGTIKQIHPFTGTEVWTVPGRGNRPLLHNASTSIELSAKDHTSYCAFCSDNMLSTPPEKSRIVIGDNGEFDIIRGVLPDELAATTPEFRRVPNLFEIVSFDYWHHNFGFDMDAETAMRMSQYLATPQGRDHVLAIVRTRIAAAGDDPSTMTESELLEKAPGYFAGGHDVIIGRRHFVDNATTTDQLASSGTLTLSEHEAFIRLTVDGIDELYRRNRYVPYVVAFQNWLKPAGASFDHLHKQLVAIDERGRLIADELHHLRRNPNMYNELAVDYAGYHNLIIAENDHAVAFAGFGHRYPTIEIYSKSPTPEPWLHTDEELKSMSDLIHACHAATGADVPCNEEWVHKPIDVDMPMPWHVMIKWRVSTIAGFEGGTKVYLNTLSPHNVRDRVVKEMYRLRDEEEIAPNLRIAMECAVERNSLKYNPLL